AACGCTGGAGTCTACGCCAAGGGTGATGCGCTGGCTTTCAAGGAAGAGGATTTTGAGAGACTCGTTGATGTCAACGTCAAGGGCGTTATCCTCTGCACCCAGAGCGTGGGGAAGCACATGGTCGAGAAAAGAGAAGGAGTCATCGTCAACGTTGCCTCTGAGGCAGGTCTTGTGGCCATTGCGAACCAGATGATTTACAACCTCACCAAGGCTGCGGTTATCTCCATCACGAAGAGCTGTGCGGTGGACTTTGCACCTTTTGGGGTTCGGGTGAACTGCGTATGCCCGGGGACAACCTATACCCCCCTTGTGGAGGAGGCGCTGCGAAAAGAAAAGGACCCCGAGAAGGCGCGGAGAAGCCTTGAGGAATCCCGTCCCCTGAGGCGGCTCGGAAAACCCGAGGAAATCGCCGCAGCCATTCTCTTCCTTGCCTCTCCCCGGATAGGGTATGCAACCGGAGCAGTCCTGAGCGTTGATGGAGGCTACACCGTATGGTAGGACCTCTGGCCCCAGTTCTTTCGATTCGCAATGTCAGCAAATCTTTCCCCGGGGTACGGGCACTCGATGCGGTGAGCATGGATGTTCTCCCCGGGGAAGTCCACGCGCTCCTTGGGGAGAACGGTGCAGGGAAGAGCACCCTGATGAAAATCATAAGCGGCATCATCCCCAAGGACAGCGGAGAAATTCTCCTTGACGGGAAACCGGTGCATTTCCTCTCTCCCCGGGATGCCCTCAGTGCGGGAATTGCCCTTGTGCAGCAGGAGCTCTCCCTTGTGCCGTACCTGAGCATTGCCGAGAACATATTCCTCGGAAGGTGGCCGAAAAGGGGCATCCAGGTTGACTGGGACGAGATTTTTTCCGAGACCCGGCGCCTCCTTGAGCGTTTTGGCATCGAGGAGTCCCCGGGGACTCCGGTGAACCTCTTGAGCGTTGCCGAGCAGCAGATGGTGGAGATTCTCAAGGCGGTGAGCCGACCGAACGTCCGCATTCTCCTTCTTGATGAGCCCACGTCGGCCCTGAGCGAGGATGAGGTGAATCGCCTTTTTGACCTCATTTCCGAAATCAAAAAGACGGGTATCGGCATCATTTTTATTTCTCATAAGCTGAACGAGGCATTGCGTATTGCCGATCGGGTGACGGTCCTTCGGGATGGCCGAAAAGTGGTTACCGAAGAAGCGCACCGTCTGGATGAGCGAATGCTCTTTGAGTACCTGACGGGGAAACCTGTTGCCTCTCTGGAGGCGACCCACGGGGGAGACCACACCGGCAGGAATCTTACCCTTTCCTTAGAGAACTTCTCGGTGGGTGGATTCGTGCGGGATGTTACGCTTCGGATTCGGGAAGGCGAGGTTTTCGTGCTCTTTGGCCTGGTGGGGTCGGGGCGAACAACCCTTGCGAGGGGCCTTTTTGGCCTTGAGCGAGCCGAAGGAAAAATGCTCCTTGGGGATCGGATGGTGCAGCCCCGCAGTCCTCAGGAGGCCATTGCCCTGGGCATCGGATACCTCCCGGAGGACCGCCGGAACGCCTTAGTGTACGAACTCCCTGTTTTTGCGAACATCACCTTAGCCATTCTTTCCTTCGTGTCGCGGCGAGGCATCCTCCGCATCCGGGAGGAAATGAACCTTGCCGAGGATTTCGTCCGTTCCCTGCGTATCAAAACCCCGAATGTTCTCCGGGAAGTCCTGTACCTGAGCGGAGGGAACCAGCAGAAGGTTCTCCTTGCCCGCTGGTTGGCGCGGAAACCCAAGCTCCTCATTATGGATGAACCAACCCGGGGAATCGATGTGGGAGCAAAGTTTGAAATCCGGGAGATGGTCCGTGGTCTTGCCCAGCAGGGGTTAACAATTCTCTACATTACCTCTGAGCCGATGGAAGCCCTCGAGGTAGCGGATCGGATTGCCGTCATGCGCAATGGCCGGATTGTTCGTGTCTTCGAGAACACAGAGGAAGTGGACAAGGCAATGCTCCTTGCTGTAGCCAGCGGAGTTTCCTGAAGGGGGTGCCTACGGTGTCAAATAGAGTTCTCGCATGGCGTGGAGGGGGTTTCGTCAGTCTCCTCCTCAAGGGTGGTTCTCTTGTTGGACTCATCGCCTTGAGTACCGTTTTTGCCGTTCTCTCTCCGTACTTTTTCACCCTGAGCAACTGGCTGAACATCTTCCGCCAGGTGGCGGTGGTCCTCATTGCCGCTTCGGCGCAGACCATGGTGATCATCACGGCCGGTATCGACCTCTCGGTGGGTTCCATTCTTGCTCTTGGAGGGTGCCTTGCGGCGGTGGCGATGAGCTACTGGGGCTGGCCTTTTGCGAGTGGGGCGCTCCTTGGGCTTTTCTTTGCGACACTCGCAGGGCTTGCAAATGGCGTCATCGTTGCCAAAGGGAGAATCCCTGATTTCATCGCCACCCTGGGCATGCTTGGAGCCGTTCGGGGTATAGCCCTTCTCATCACTGGGGGTCTCCCCGTTCCCTCCCATTTCACGGCCACGAAACTCGCGGGGTACCTCCCGGAGAGCATTGTGTGGCTTGGGAGTGGTCACATCGGAGGAGTCCCGGTCCCCATGGTTTTTGCCCTCCTTGTGGTGGCCATCACCTGGTTCATCCTGAACCGTACGACTTTCGGTCGTTCGCTGTACGCAGTGGGAGGGAACCGGGAGGCGGCGCGGGCTTCCGGAATCAACGTGGACCGCGTCAAAATCCTCGTCTACGGCGTTTCCGGACTCTACTGCGGCTTCGCGGGTCTTGTGCTTGTGGGTCGGATGAACTCGGCAAATGCCCTCATGGCAGAGGGTCTCGAGCTTCAGACCATTGCGGCGGTGGTTATCGGGGGGACGAACCTCTTTGGGGGCAAGGGATCGGTCTTTGGGACTCTCGTTGGGGCAATCCTCATGGGGGTCCTTTCCAACGGCCTCAACCTCCTCAACGTTGAGCCTTTCTGGCAGCGGGTCGTGAACGGGCTCTTGATCGTTGCGGTGGTCGTCTTCGACCAGTGGCGAAGGAGGATTATGCGCGATTAGGATGGAGGGAGAGCATGGAGAAGGTCTCTTTTGTCCTTGTCGGAGCAGGACGGGCAGGCATGGTGCACGGGCGGAACCTCGTGCACTACATCCCTGAGGGAGAGCTCAAGGCGGTGGTGGACGTCGATAAAGCGAAAGCCCAAGAGGCG
This region of Candidatus Caldatribacterium sp. genomic DNA includes:
- a CDS encoding 3-oxoacyl-ACP reductase FabG, with the translated sequence MDLGFSGRVAIVTGGGAGIGEATVRLFAEEGAQVVIADANPERGRALEKELTARGHSALFVEVDVACGESVASMTEEVVKRFGRIDILVNNAGVYAKGDALAFKEEDFERLVDVNVKGVILCTQSVGKHMVEKREGVIVNVASEAGLVAIANQMIYNLTKAAVISITKSCAVDFAPFGVRVNCVCPGTTYTPLVEEALRKEKDPEKARRSLEESRPLRRLGKPEEIAAAILFLASPRIGYATGAVLSVDGGYTVW
- a CDS encoding sugar ABC transporter ATP-binding protein; this translates as MVGPLAPVLSIRNVSKSFPGVRALDAVSMDVLPGEVHALLGENGAGKSTLMKIISGIIPKDSGEILLDGKPVHFLSPRDALSAGIALVQQELSLVPYLSIAENIFLGRWPKRGIQVDWDEIFSETRRLLERFGIEESPGTPVNLLSVAEQQMVEILKAVSRPNVRILLLDEPTSALSEDEVNRLFDLISEIKKTGIGIIFISHKLNEALRIADRVTVLRDGRKVVTEEAHRLDERMLFEYLTGKPVASLEATHGGDHTGRNLTLSLENFSVGGFVRDVTLRIREGEVFVLFGLVGSGRTTLARGLFGLERAEGKMLLGDRMVQPRSPQEAIALGIGYLPEDRRNALVYELPVFANITLAILSFVSRRGILRIREEMNLAEDFVRSLRIKTPNVLREVLYLSGGNQQKVLLARWLARKPKLLIMDEPTRGIDVGAKFEIREMVRGLAQQGLTILYITSEPMEALEVADRIAVMRNGRIVRVFENTEEVDKAMLLAVASGVS
- a CDS encoding ABC transporter permease — encoded protein: MPTVSNRVLAWRGGGFVSLLLKGGSLVGLIALSTVFAVLSPYFFTLSNWLNIFRQVAVVLIAASAQTMVIITAGIDLSVGSILALGGCLAAVAMSYWGWPFASGALLGLFFATLAGLANGVIVAKGRIPDFIATLGMLGAVRGIALLITGGLPVPSHFTATKLAGYLPESIVWLGSGHIGGVPVPMVFALLVVAITWFILNRTTFGRSLYAVGGNREAARASGINVDRVKILVYGVSGLYCGFAGLVLVGRMNSANALMAEGLELQTIAAVVIGGTNLFGGKGSVFGTLVGAILMGVLSNGLNLLNVEPFWQRVVNGLLIVAVVVFDQWRRRIMRD